A single genomic interval of Granulicella tundricola MP5ACTX9 harbors:
- the hrcA gene encoding heat-inducible transcriptional repressor HrcA, producing the protein MADERMERVTARQRSILMAIVERYIETGEPVGSGTVAALSGAAAVSPATVRNEMAALGEAGLLEQPHTSAGRVPTAKAFRLFVERLGPLALVSGGARLSDTSRLDIDRRFADVAGTQAVLERTSHVLAALSSGVGVAIAAVPDGDQLEHVHFSHLTAMRVLAVVVTRGGVVRDRVLALKTDLTALELETAARFLNENFRGWEIERVRAEIALRVERERSEYQRMLNSVEQLWVMAVPVTGGVSQTVYVEGVSNLVGSRPMGGADDRERLREMLGALETKQRLVDLLNAYIDTRQESVRVVFDLEEQAPEMAGLVLIAAPARIAGESRGTVAVIGPTRMQYERTMNAVGYIAQVLERQGMGFR; encoded by the coding sequence ATGGCTGACGAGCGGATGGAGCGGGTGACGGCGCGGCAGCGTTCGATCCTGATGGCGATCGTGGAGCGGTATATCGAGACCGGGGAGCCCGTGGGCTCGGGAACGGTTGCTGCCCTGAGTGGTGCGGCTGCGGTCAGCCCGGCGACGGTGCGGAACGAGATGGCGGCGCTGGGTGAGGCTGGATTGCTGGAGCAGCCACATACTTCTGCAGGCCGGGTTCCGACCGCTAAAGCCTTTCGATTGTTCGTAGAAAGGCTGGGACCTCTAGCTTTGGTTTCAGGCGGCGCGAGGCTTTCCGACACATCGCGTCTCGACATTGACCGGCGGTTTGCGGATGTGGCGGGGACGCAGGCGGTGCTGGAGCGGACGAGCCATGTGTTGGCTGCGCTTTCAAGCGGCGTCGGCGTGGCGATTGCGGCGGTCCCGGATGGAGATCAACTGGAGCATGTGCATTTCTCCCATCTGACCGCGATGCGGGTTCTGGCCGTGGTCGTAACGCGGGGCGGCGTGGTGCGGGACCGGGTTCTGGCGCTGAAGACGGACCTGACGGCGCTGGAGCTTGAGACTGCGGCGCGGTTCCTGAATGAGAACTTCCGGGGCTGGGAGATCGAACGGGTCAGGGCGGAGATTGCGCTGCGGGTAGAGCGCGAACGCAGCGAGTATCAGCGGATGCTGAACTCGGTGGAGCAGCTCTGGGTGATGGCGGTGCCGGTGACCGGGGGCGTGAGCCAGACGGTCTATGTGGAGGGGGTTTCAAACCTCGTTGGTTCGAGGCCGATGGGCGGGGCGGACGACCGGGAGCGGCTGCGGGAGATGCTGGGTGCGCTCGAAACGAAGCAGAGGCTGGTGGACCTGCTGAATGCGTATATCGATACGCGGCAGGAGAGCGTGAGGGTGGTGTTCGACCTGGAGGAGCAGGCTCCGGAGATGGCTGGGCTGGTGCTGATTGCAGCGCCGGCGCGGATAGCGGGTGAGAGCCGCGGGACGGTGGCGGTGATTGGGCCGACGCGGATGCAGTACGAGCGGACGATGAACGCGGTGGGGTATATCGCGCAGGTGCTGGAGCGGCAGGGGATGGGATTCAGGTGA
- a CDS encoding tetratricopeptide repeat protein has protein sequence MDKLAMLSQILQQNPTDSFARYGLAMELVSQKRIPEALAEFDTCIQHNPDYVPAYQMSAQTMAANAQPEAAIERLHQGIATANRTGNQHALAEMEALREDLTTR, from the coding sequence ATGGACAAGCTCGCAATGCTCTCCCAGATCCTCCAGCAGAACCCCACCGACTCCTTCGCCCGCTACGGCCTCGCCATGGAACTAGTCTCCCAGAAGAGAATTCCCGAAGCCCTCGCAGAGTTCGACACCTGCATCCAGCACAACCCCGACTACGTCCCCGCCTACCAGATGTCCGCCCAGACCATGGCCGCCAACGCCCAGCCTGAGGCCGCCATCGAACGCCTCCACCAGGGCATCGCCACGGCAAACCGCACCGGCAACCAGCACGCCCTGGCAGAGATGGAGGCCCTCCGAGAGGACCTCACCACCCGCTAG
- a CDS encoding carboxypeptidase-like regulatory domain-containing protein, producing MRTRSTRLNAALLFALPLAAISAPLIAQNNTSSLSGTVTDNTGAIVPGANISIENAATNKTQTTQSQSKGEFSFDQIAPGTYQVHVTAPGFSEQLQKVELLVATPVKLTFKLSVGTSEVVNVETNLAEVNTTDATLGKAFNSAQVQNLPYLANNVTYLLSLQPGVLALDSGAQTGGLNTDPRTGIVNGARQDQSNITLDGVDNNDQVFGYAFNGALRSTRDSVEEFRVTTTNANADSGRSSGAQVSLVTRSGTNTFHGSAYEFYRDPATTSNNWFNKQAQLNSGLPNTAAKVLEHTYGASFGMPIKKDKLFFFAAYEGFKQASSILVSQTVPSVLGGAGLVTGNVVYSACPTSATCQNGTVLKTLTPADIASLDGRASDSACTPISACAAPSTNAAAVAYFKTFPLANSNATGDGYNTGTYNFTSPAPVHQITNIVRLDYNLSPKQTLFVRGNLQSDNQAAALQFPGQVGASNTYGNNKGIAAGDIWNISDHLINNARYGFTRLGNANRGTADFSKPYVEFGAFATRTPETTTTIYDVTTNNFADDITYTKGRHTIQAGVNLYFISNGQYFDSPLLSLAIIDPNLLATAAIANQGGTLDPGAFACADCGTVSSSFQNFYNSSIIANVGAITRSQSGTEFALTNNSLVPLGAGVVPTHTFVNKEQEYFIQDQWKATQHLTLTFGLRYVYLGVPYEKNGQQIAPTIPLDTFLANRESAAAAGSAYTTRISFRASGSPNGQPNFWTPQKANFAPRVAFAYSTPDNKSSIRGGFSLAYDHFGSGVIDSYQSNANSLLSLSKANRTSFSDINTSPRFTGYNIVPPVPGATTALQLPNTPADSAFSFDTSINDHQKTPYAESFNLTLEHEFHHNLDVTASYVGRLGRHLLSNIDVAQPTNLVDPASGQSYFQAATAYAKLIDAGVSPATIQNTGYFKNVFPNLTYQYQAATSSTPALYYYGAQAYYASLADNRGNETNALFNADTDPTTSPAGQSFRFFYPQTSSIYVQSTIGTSNYHALQLSVRQALGHGFEYDINYTYAKSMDLGSDPERSGEGASPILNTFSPAQMYGVSDFDVRHNITANYTLPLPFGAGQMFLHNGGLLERIIGGFQLNGVVHYSTGFPFSAVAANTYGTNFAFSSNMVQTGPIPTGGHHYDAPNLTETALNGVTSAQALANLRFAYPGESGQRNNFRADGYLSIDDGLSKSFRTFREQQFRISAEVFNVLNTNRFNSGGGNNPALQTDGTSSNFGAYIGGPNALLLQPRQMQFSGKYIF from the coding sequence ATGCGCACTCGTTCCACCCGGCTCAACGCCGCCCTGCTCTTCGCTCTTCCCCTCGCCGCCATCTCCGCGCCGCTCATCGCCCAGAACAACACCTCTTCCCTCTCGGGCACCGTGACAGACAACACCGGAGCCATCGTCCCCGGAGCCAACATCTCCATTGAGAACGCCGCCACCAACAAGACCCAGACCACCCAGAGCCAGTCCAAGGGCGAGTTCTCCTTCGACCAGATCGCTCCCGGCACCTACCAGGTCCACGTCACTGCCCCCGGCTTCTCAGAGCAGCTCCAGAAGGTTGAGCTCCTCGTCGCCACCCCCGTCAAGCTCACCTTCAAGCTCTCCGTCGGCACCAGTGAGGTCGTCAACGTAGAGACCAATCTGGCAGAGGTCAACACCACCGACGCCACACTCGGCAAGGCCTTCAACAGCGCCCAGGTCCAGAACCTCCCCTATCTCGCCAATAACGTTACCTACCTCCTCTCGCTCCAGCCCGGCGTCCTCGCCCTCGATAGCGGTGCCCAGACCGGCGGCCTTAATACCGATCCCCGCACCGGCATCGTCAACGGCGCGCGCCAGGACCAGTCCAACATCACTCTCGACGGCGTAGACAACAACGACCAGGTCTTCGGCTACGCCTTCAACGGCGCACTCCGCTCCACCCGCGACTCCGTAGAAGAGTTCCGCGTCACCACCACCAACGCCAACGCGGACTCCGGTCGCTCCTCCGGCGCTCAGGTCTCGCTCGTGACGCGCAGCGGAACCAACACCTTCCACGGCAGCGCATACGAGTTCTATCGCGATCCCGCCACCACCTCCAACAACTGGTTCAACAAGCAGGCCCAGCTCAACTCCGGCCTCCCCAACACCGCCGCCAAGGTCCTCGAGCACACCTACGGCGCGTCCTTCGGCATGCCCATCAAGAAGGACAAGCTCTTCTTCTTCGCCGCCTATGAAGGCTTCAAGCAGGCCAGCTCCATCCTCGTCTCGCAGACGGTCCCCTCCGTCCTCGGCGGAGCCGGTCTTGTCACTGGAAACGTCGTCTACTCAGCCTGTCCCACCTCCGCCACCTGCCAGAACGGAACCGTCCTCAAAACCCTCACCCCCGCAGACATCGCCTCGCTCGACGGACGCGCCTCGGACTCCGCCTGTACTCCCATCTCCGCCTGCGCCGCACCTTCCACCAACGCAGCCGCCGTCGCCTACTTCAAGACCTTTCCTCTCGCCAACTCCAACGCCACCGGCGACGGATACAACACCGGCACCTATAACTTCACCTCCCCCGCGCCCGTCCACCAGATCACCAACATCGTCCGCCTGGACTACAACCTCAGCCCCAAACAAACCCTCTTCGTCCGCGGCAACCTCCAAAGCGATAACCAGGCCGCAGCCCTCCAGTTCCCCGGCCAGGTCGGAGCCTCCAACACCTACGGCAACAACAAGGGCATCGCCGCCGGCGACATCTGGAACATCAGCGATCACCTCATCAACAACGCCCGCTACGGCTTCACCCGTCTCGGCAACGCCAACCGCGGCACCGCAGACTTCTCCAAGCCCTACGTCGAGTTCGGTGCCTTCGCCACCCGCACGCCTGAGACCACCACCACCATCTACGATGTCACCACCAATAACTTCGCGGATGACATCACTTACACTAAGGGCCGCCACACCATCCAGGCTGGCGTGAACCTCTACTTCATCTCCAACGGCCAGTACTTCGACTCGCCCCTCCTCTCCCTCGCCATCATCGATCCCAATCTCCTCGCCACCGCTGCCATCGCCAACCAGGGCGGCACCCTGGACCCCGGAGCCTTCGCCTGCGCCGATTGCGGCACCGTCTCCTCCTCCTTCCAGAACTTCTATAACTCCTCCATCATCGCCAACGTCGGAGCGATCACCCGCTCCCAGTCCGGCACAGAGTTTGCTCTAACCAATAACTCGCTCGTCCCCCTCGGCGCAGGCGTCGTCCCCACCCACACCTTCGTCAACAAGGAGCAGGAGTACTTCATTCAGGATCAATGGAAGGCCACCCAGCACCTCACCCTCACCTTCGGTCTGCGTTACGTCTACCTCGGCGTCCCGTATGAGAAGAACGGTCAGCAGATCGCCCCCACCATCCCGCTCGATACCTTCCTCGCCAACCGCGAGTCCGCCGCCGCGGCCGGCTCCGCTTACACCACCCGCATCTCTTTCCGCGCCTCCGGCTCGCCCAACGGTCAGCCCAACTTCTGGACGCCCCAGAAGGCCAACTTCGCACCGCGTGTCGCCTTCGCCTACTCCACCCCGGACAACAAGTCCTCCATCCGCGGCGGCTTCTCCCTCGCCTATGATCACTTCGGCTCCGGCGTCATCGACTCCTACCAGTCCAACGCCAACTCCCTGCTCTCCCTCTCCAAGGCCAACCGCACCTCGTTCTCGGACATCAACACCAGCCCCCGCTTCACCGGCTATAACATCGTCCCGCCCGTCCCCGGCGCAACGACTGCCCTGCAGCTTCCCAACACCCCCGCAGACAGCGCCTTCTCCTTCGACACCAGCATCAACGACCACCAGAAAACCCCCTACGCCGAGTCCTTCAACCTCACCCTCGAGCATGAGTTCCACCACAACCTCGACGTCACCGCATCCTACGTCGGCCGCCTCGGCCGCCACCTCCTCTCCAACATCGACGTAGCCCAGCCCACCAACCTCGTCGATCCCGCCAGCGGCCAGAGCTACTTCCAGGCCGCCACCGCCTACGCAAAGCTCATCGACGCCGGCGTCAGCCCCGCCACCATCCAGAACACCGGCTACTTCAAAAACGTCTTCCCCAACCTGACCTACCAGTACCAGGCCGCCACCTCCAGCACTCCTGCTCTCTATTACTACGGAGCCCAGGCCTACTACGCCTCCCTCGCAGACAACCGCGGCAACGAGACCAACGCCCTCTTCAACGCGGACACCGACCCAACCACCTCACCCGCCGGCCAGTCCTTCCGCTTCTTCTATCCCCAGACCTCGTCCATCTACGTTCAGTCCACCATCGGCACCAGCAACTACCACGCCCTTCAACTCTCCGTCCGCCAGGCTCTCGGCCACGGCTTTGAGTACGACATCAACTACACCTACGCCAAGTCCATGGACCTCGGCTCAGACCCGGAGCGCAGCGGCGAAGGCGCAAGCCCCATCCTCAACACCTTCTCGCCCGCCCAGATGTACGGCGTCTCGGACTTCGACGTACGCCACAACATCACCGCCAACTACACCCTGCCGCTGCCCTTCGGCGCAGGCCAGATGTTCCTCCACAACGGCGGCCTCCTTGAGCGCATCATCGGCGGCTTCCAGTTGAACGGCGTCGTCCACTACAGCACCGGCTTCCCCTTCAGCGCCGTCGCCGCCAATACCTACGGAACCAACTTCGCCTTCTCCAGCAACATGGTCCAGACCGGCCCAATCCCCACCGGCGGCCACCACTACGACGCCCCCAACCTCACCGAGACCGCACTCAACGGCGTCACCTCCGCCCAGGCTCTCGCCAACCTCCGCTTCGCCTACCCGGGCGAATCCGGACAGCGCAACAACTTCCGCGCAGATGGTTACCTCTCCATCGACGACGGCCTCTCCAAGTCCTTCCGCACCTTCCGCGAGCAGCAGTTCCGCATCTCCGCAGAGGTCTTCAACGTCCTCAACACCAACCGCTTCAATTCCGGCGGCGGCAACAACCCAGCCCTCCAGACCGACGGCACCAGCTCCAACTTCGGTGCCTACATCGGAGGCCCCAACGCCCTCCTCCTCCAGCCCCGCCAGATGCAGTTCTCCGGCAAGTACATCTTCTAA
- a CDS encoding sigma 54-interacting transcriptional regulator: MANTALPQTLGQLRASEFTAALVGRSVKDELRDNLIVRLRETAKTKAPLFPGIVGYDDTVIPQIVNAVLSRHNFILLGLRGQAKSRILRALTTLLDPQSPYVAGSELRDNPYAPLSRYSKNLIAEQGDDTPIAWMTPQERYVEKLATPDVTVADLIGDVDPIKAARSGQELGSELTMHYGLLPRANRGIFAINEVPDLAGKIQVALFNIMQEGDVQIKGYPVRLELDVAIVFSANPEDYTARGKIVTPLKDRIGSEIRTHYPESIDEAISITEQEAWTARSYAAGNDAISKIEIPHYIRQIVENIAFAAREDKKVDKRSGVSQRLPISTMELVVSNAERRALIHGESTVVPRVGDIYAALPGISGKIELEYEGEMRGADTVIREIIRTSVATVFDQYFADQNTQQIEQWFNLGGTVQFDDTQSSAAVLTALKGIQGLFDKLTPFHITAKSQPEIAVSAAEFLLEGMTAHKRISRSEERAFTAAEKKQRNKDASEFAERVRDREFEDNPRNRSRRGFN; this comes from the coding sequence ATGGCGAACACCGCACTCCCCCAGACCCTCGGCCAACTCCGCGCATCAGAATTCACCGCCGCCTTAGTCGGCCGCTCCGTCAAAGACGAGCTCCGCGACAACCTCATCGTGCGCCTTCGCGAGACCGCCAAGACCAAAGCCCCGCTCTTCCCTGGTATTGTCGGTTACGACGACACCGTCATCCCCCAGATCGTCAACGCCGTCCTCTCCCGCCATAACTTCATCCTCCTCGGCCTCCGCGGCCAGGCCAAGTCGCGCATCCTCCGCGCCCTCACCACCCTGCTCGACCCGCAGTCCCCTTACGTCGCCGGCTCAGAGCTCCGCGACAACCCCTATGCCCCGCTCTCCCGCTACTCCAAAAACCTCATCGCAGAGCAGGGTGACGACACCCCCATCGCATGGATGACCCCGCAGGAGCGCTACGTAGAAAAGCTCGCCACCCCTGACGTCACCGTCGCGGATCTCATCGGCGACGTGGACCCCATCAAAGCCGCCCGCTCCGGCCAGGAGCTCGGCTCCGAGCTCACCATGCACTACGGCCTCCTGCCCCGCGCCAACCGCGGCATCTTCGCCATCAACGAGGTCCCGGACCTCGCCGGCAAGATCCAGGTCGCTCTCTTCAACATCATGCAGGAAGGCGACGTCCAGATTAAGGGCTACCCCGTCCGCCTTGAGCTCGACGTAGCCATCGTCTTCTCCGCCAACCCGGAGGACTACACGGCACGCGGAAAAATCGTTACACCCTTGAAGGACCGCATCGGCTCAGAGATACGCACCCACTACCCCGAGTCCATCGACGAAGCCATCAGCATCACCGAGCAGGAAGCCTGGACCGCCCGCTCCTACGCCGCAGGCAACGACGCCATCTCCAAGATCGAGATCCCCCACTACATTCGCCAGATCGTAGAGAACATCGCCTTCGCAGCACGCGAAGATAAGAAAGTCGACAAGCGCTCCGGCGTCTCCCAGCGCCTGCCTATCTCGACAATGGAATTGGTCGTCTCCAACGCCGAACGCCGCGCCCTCATCCACGGTGAGAGCACCGTCGTCCCCCGTGTAGGCGACATCTACGCCGCCCTCCCCGGCATCTCCGGCAAGATCGAGCTCGAGTACGAGGGCGAGATGCGCGGTGCCGACACCGTCATCCGCGAGATCATCCGCACCAGCGTAGCCACCGTCTTCGACCAGTACTTCGCCGACCAGAACACCCAGCAGATCGAGCAGTGGTTCAACCTAGGCGGCACCGTCCAGTTTGACGACACCCAGTCCTCCGCCGCCGTCCTCACCGCCCTCAAGGGCATCCAGGGCCTCTTCGACAAGCTGACTCCCTTCCACATCACCGCCAAGTCCCAGCCGGAGATCGCCGTCTCAGCAGCCGAGTTCCTCCTCGAAGGCATGACCGCCCACAAGCGCATCAGCCGCAGTGAAGAGCGAGCCTTCACCGCGGCGGAAAAGAAGCAGCGCAACAAGGACGCCTCAGAGTTCGCAGAGAGGGTCCGCGACCGAGAGTTCGAAGACAACCCAAGAAACCGCAGCCGCCGAGGCTTCAACTAA
- a CDS encoding acyl-CoA thioesterase, producing the protein MSDEVVLRAVRESQSERSEIIFPGDANALGNLFGGRLMQFMDLTGAMAASRHARAITVTASMDHLDFVAPVHVGDLLILKASVNRAFKTSMEVGVKAMVEDVRKQRLRHVSSAYITFVAVDQNGAGLVVPQLLLETDHQRRRYEDAGRRREMRAGETARRKRLREELTADWHL; encoded by the coding sequence ATGAGTGACGAAGTTGTTTTGAGGGCGGTGCGGGAGTCGCAGTCGGAACGGAGCGAGATTATCTTTCCGGGCGATGCGAATGCGCTGGGAAACCTGTTCGGCGGACGCTTGATGCAGTTTATGGACCTGACCGGGGCGATGGCTGCGAGCCGCCACGCTCGTGCGATCACGGTGACGGCGAGCATGGATCACCTGGACTTTGTGGCGCCGGTGCATGTGGGCGATCTGCTGATCCTGAAGGCGAGTGTGAATCGGGCGTTCAAAACTTCTATGGAAGTAGGCGTGAAGGCTATGGTCGAGGACGTGCGGAAGCAGCGGTTGCGGCATGTTTCTTCGGCTTACATTACGTTTGTGGCGGTGGATCAGAATGGGGCGGGACTGGTGGTGCCGCAGCTTCTTCTGGAGACGGATCATCAGCGTCGGCGGTATGAGGATGCTGGTCGGCGACGGGAGATGAGGGCGGGAGAGACTGCGAGACGGAAGAGGCTCCGGGAGGAGTTGACTGCGGATTGGCATCTTTGA
- a CDS encoding nucleotide exchange factor GrpE produces MSEEMIEQDLAANEASGPVMVEDAMEQSAAELTQVKGERDQLLDRLARLQAEFDNARKREIKERQDAREYTIGSTVEPFLSVMDNFQLALKAQGSADQLRMGVELILKQMEEALKSLQVTPVESVGTQFDPRVHEALGSVETVEFPDHQVLEEIRRGYKIREKLLRPAMVKIAENKAVVND; encoded by the coding sequence ATGTCGGAAGAGATGATTGAACAGGATTTGGCAGCGAACGAGGCGAGTGGACCGGTGATGGTTGAAGATGCGATGGAGCAGAGCGCGGCGGAACTGACCCAGGTGAAGGGCGAGCGGGACCAGTTGCTCGACCGTCTGGCGCGGCTGCAGGCGGAGTTCGATAACGCCCGGAAGCGTGAGATCAAGGAACGGCAGGATGCGCGGGAGTACACGATCGGCAGTACGGTTGAGCCGTTCCTGAGCGTGATGGATAACTTTCAGCTGGCGTTGAAGGCGCAGGGATCGGCGGACCAGTTGCGGATGGGCGTCGAGCTGATTTTGAAGCAGATGGAAGAGGCTTTGAAGAGTCTGCAGGTGACCCCGGTAGAGTCGGTTGGGACGCAGTTCGATCCTCGCGTCCATGAGGCGTTGGGAAGCGTGGAAACGGTTGAGTTCCCGGATCATCAGGTGCTGGAGGAGATTCGCCGCGGATACAAGATTCGCGAGAAGCTTCTGCGGCCTGCGATGGTGAAGATTGCCGAGAACAAGGCAGTCGTGAACGACTAA
- a CDS encoding Mrp/NBP35 family ATP-binding protein, translating into MSAGHGVPQGPQPLPGVSHVVAVGSGKGGVGKTTVAVNLAVALGRMGYRVGLVDADIYGPNVPTMLGVTRQPNVIGENRIEPILSHGVKFISVGLISPGDKPMMMRGPMLHQIIRQFLMQVEWGDLDFLLIDLPPGTGDVVISLVQTVPLTGAVVVSTGSSVALEDARKALEMFHQVKVEVLGLVENMSQMRMPDGSMLDVFGAGGTERTAQQFGLEFLGSVDMNPAVRKGGDTGMPVALAGPDSELGRNFYDVAKKVVDAAERVADAEGDVLEIS; encoded by the coding sequence ATGAGCGCAGGACATGGTGTACCGCAGGGGCCTCAGCCGCTGCCGGGTGTTTCGCATGTAGTGGCGGTTGGCAGTGGCAAGGGTGGGGTTGGGAAGACGACGGTTGCGGTGAATCTGGCCGTGGCGCTGGGGCGGATGGGGTATCGGGTGGGGTTGGTGGACGCCGATATCTATGGGCCGAATGTGCCGACGATGCTGGGCGTGACGCGCCAGCCGAACGTGATCGGCGAGAACCGGATTGAGCCGATTCTTTCGCATGGGGTGAAGTTTATTTCGGTGGGGCTGATCTCGCCGGGCGACAAGCCCATGATGATGCGCGGGCCGATGCTGCACCAGATCATCCGCCAGTTTCTGATGCAGGTGGAGTGGGGCGACCTGGACTTTCTGCTGATCGACCTGCCTCCGGGAACGGGTGATGTGGTGATCTCGCTGGTGCAGACGGTGCCGCTGACCGGGGCTGTGGTGGTTTCGACGGGGTCGAGCGTGGCGCTCGAAGACGCTCGTAAGGCGCTGGAGATGTTCCACCAGGTGAAGGTGGAGGTGCTGGGTCTGGTCGAGAATATGAGCCAGATGCGGATGCCGGACGGCTCCATGCTGGATGTGTTTGGCGCGGGTGGGACGGAGCGGACGGCGCAACAGTTTGGCCTGGAGTTCCTGGGTTCCGTCGACATGAATCCGGCTGTGCGGAAGGGCGGGGATACGGGAATGCCGGTTGCGCTGGCTGGGCCGGACTCTGAGCTGGGGCGGAATTTTTATGATGTGGCGAAAAAGGTTGTTGATGCCGCAGAGCGGGTCGCTGATGCCGAGGGAGATGTGCTGGAGATCAGCTAG
- a CDS encoding Hcp family type VI secretion system effector encodes MAVDFYLELNGITGESEVAAFKGQIQVQSYSFGGTNVSSVGTNGGSGAGKVNLGPLTITKHADSASGPLFLDMCKGTHIPKGMLSLVKSGGGSTAYITLEMTEVFVAGFTSSATGEVPVETVHLTYKSILYTYKAQAADGTLSTKAPAGWDVVSNKAV; translated from the coding sequence ATGGCGGTCGATTTTTATCTGGAGTTGAATGGGATTACGGGAGAGTCTGAGGTGGCGGCGTTCAAGGGACAGATTCAGGTGCAGTCCTATTCCTTTGGCGGGACGAACGTCTCGTCGGTGGGCACGAATGGCGGGTCCGGAGCGGGCAAGGTGAATCTGGGGCCGTTGACGATCACGAAGCACGCGGATTCGGCAAGCGGTCCGCTGTTCCTGGACATGTGCAAGGGGACGCATATTCCAAAGGGGATGCTGTCGCTGGTGAAGTCGGGCGGGGGAAGCACGGCTTACATCACGCTCGAAATGACGGAGGTGTTTGTGGCCGGTTTCACGTCGTCGGCTACGGGCGAGGTGCCGGTGGAGACGGTCCATCTGACCTATAAATCGATTCTGTACACGTATAAGGCGCAGGCCGCGGACGGGACGTTGTCGACGAAGGCCCCGGCAGGGTGGGACGTCGTCTCCAACAAGGCGGTTTAG
- the dnaJ gene encoding molecular chaperone DnaJ, whose amino-acid sequence MATANVTKVDYYELLSVSKDADGQEIKTAYRKLAMQYHPDRNPDNPEAEAKFKECSEAYSVLSDAEKRAAYDRYGHAAFSGGGGGGGNPFQGAGGGFAGQDMGDIFGDIFGEMFNMGGSGRKGSRVQRGRDLRYDMSLEFTEAAFGVEKEITIRREEVCNDCEGSGAARGKPAATCPQCKGAGQMRFQQGFFSVARTCPRCGGTGTVITDPCKTCQGRTTVEHEHRLTVKVPAGVEEGTRIRYQGEGESGKYGGPSGDLYVVLSVKKHKFFERDGDDLHCVMPISFPQAVLGTELQIETLEGAESIKVPEGTQSGKEFRLRGKGVPHLNERGKGDLIVEVRVATPTKLNKQQRELVKQLGETMVVENAPHSRGLIDKVKDIFS is encoded by the coding sequence ATGGCTACTGCGAACGTGACAAAGGTCGATTACTACGAGTTGTTGAGCGTGTCCAAGGACGCGGACGGGCAGGAGATCAAGACTGCGTATCGCAAGCTTGCGATGCAGTATCACCCTGACCGGAATCCGGACAATCCTGAGGCCGAGGCGAAGTTCAAGGAGTGCTCTGAGGCCTACTCGGTGCTGAGCGATGCCGAAAAGCGGGCGGCGTATGACCGTTACGGTCATGCTGCGTTCTCTGGCGGCGGTGGTGGCGGCGGCAATCCGTTCCAGGGCGCGGGCGGCGGTTTTGCCGGGCAGGATATGGGGGACATCTTCGGCGATATCTTCGGCGAGATGTTCAACATGGGCGGCAGCGGGCGGAAGGGCTCGCGTGTGCAGCGCGGGCGCGACCTGCGGTACGACATGAGCCTGGAGTTTACGGAGGCTGCGTTCGGCGTCGAGAAGGAGATTACGATCCGGCGCGAAGAGGTCTGCAACGACTGTGAAGGCTCCGGCGCGGCCAGGGGTAAGCCGGCGGCGACGTGCCCGCAGTGCAAGGGCGCAGGGCAGATGCGGTTTCAGCAGGGATTTTTCTCCGTGGCTCGGACGTGTCCGCGTTGCGGTGGTACGGGGACGGTCATTACTGATCCGTGCAAGACCTGCCAGGGACGTACGACGGTGGAGCATGAGCACAGGCTGACGGTGAAGGTGCCGGCGGGTGTCGAAGAGGGCACGCGCATCCGGTACCAGGGCGAGGGCGAGTCCGGTAAGTACGGTGGGCCTTCGGGTGACCTGTATGTCGTGCTGAGCGTGAAGAAGCATAAGTTCTTTGAGCGCGATGGCGACGACCTGCACTGCGTCATGCCGATCAGCTTCCCACAGGCTGTGCTGGGTACGGAGTTGCAGATCGAGACGCTCGAAGGGGCCGAATCGATCAAGGTCCCGGAGGGCACGCAGAGCGGCAAGGAGTTCCGGCTGCGCGGGAAGGGTGTGCCGCATTTGAACGAACGCGGGAAGGGCGACCTGATCGTGGAGGTTCGAGTGGCTACGCCGACGAAGCTGAACAAGCAGCAGCGTGAGTTGGTGAAGCAGCTTGGCGAGACGATGGTGGTGGAGAATGCGCCGCACTCGCGGGGGTTGATTGACAAGGTGAAGGATATCTTCAGCTAG